A window from Akkermansia muciniphila encodes these proteins:
- the pyrE gene encoding orotate phosphoribosyltransferase, with amino-acid sequence MSEQYDLLKSILLEKSVRTGTFTLASGKVSDLYVDCRMTALDPVGATLVGALGWKLAKEEILPRFPEVAAIGGMTMGADPISLAVGMTSALEGAERKLQVFTVRKEPKDHGRGRRIEGNFQAGDTVIVVDDVITTGGSTLKAIDAIEAEGGRVAAALVLLDREEGGRQAIEERGIPVYTLYTRTSLLGK; translated from the coding sequence ATGAGCGAACAATACGACCTTCTGAAAAGCATTCTTCTGGAAAAATCCGTGCGCACGGGAACTTTCACGCTAGCCTCCGGCAAGGTTTCCGACCTGTATGTGGACTGCCGCATGACCGCCCTGGACCCTGTGGGGGCCACGCTGGTGGGCGCGCTGGGCTGGAAGCTGGCAAAGGAGGAAATTCTTCCCCGTTTTCCGGAGGTTGCGGCCATCGGCGGCATGACCATGGGTGCTGACCCCATTTCCCTGGCCGTCGGCATGACCAGCGCCCTGGAGGGGGCAGAAAGGAAGCTCCAGGTATTCACCGTGCGCAAGGAGCCGAAGGACCATGGCCGCGGCCGCCGCATTGAAGGCAATTTCCAGGCGGGGGATACCGTCATCGTCGTGGACGACGTTATTACCACGGGCGGTTCCACCCTGAAGGCGATTGACGCCATTGAGGCGGAGGGGGGCAGGGTTGCCGCCGCTCTGGTGCTGCTGGACCGTGAGGAAGGCGGCCGCCAGGCGATTGAGGAACGCGGTATTCCCGTGTATACCCTGTACACCCGGACGTCCCTCCTGGGCAAATAA
- a CDS encoding malic enzyme-like NAD(P)-binding protein, which translates to MSSDIRLDALQYHSQPRPGKVETLPCKPCFSQRDLTLAYSPGVAEPCLRIKEDPSQSALYTGRSNLVGVVTNGTAVLGLGNIGPDAAKPVMEGKGVLFKVFADIDVFDIELNVKEPEKLIEVIKTMEPTFGAINLEDIKAPECFMVEDRLREEMNIPVFHDDQHGTAVISGAALLNAAELTGRKLEDMKVVVVGAGAAGISCARFYMTLGVRREHIYMFDSKGLIHTGRIDLHATKAQFSQSEDCSLDEALTGADVFLGLSTKGLLTQDMVKLMAPSPIIFACANPDPEITYQDAKKARPDCIMGSGRSDWPNQVNNVSCFPFIFRAALDVHATVINEQMKIAAARALADLAKEPVPQEVVDLYGGAPLSFGIDYVIPKPIDPRIIEWECPAVAQAAMISGVAQSPIRDMEAYTLELRKRIAAARERVSGVVRSYL; encoded by the coding sequence ATGAGTTCCGATATCAGATTAGATGCCTTGCAGTACCATTCCCAGCCCCGCCCCGGCAAGGTGGAGACGCTGCCCTGCAAGCCCTGCTTTTCGCAGCGGGATTTGACGCTCGCCTATTCCCCGGGCGTGGCCGAACCCTGCCTCCGCATTAAGGAGGACCCCTCCCAGAGCGCCCTGTACACGGGCCGCTCCAACCTGGTGGGCGTGGTGACCAACGGCACCGCCGTGCTGGGCCTGGGCAACATCGGGCCGGACGCCGCCAAGCCTGTGATGGAAGGCAAGGGGGTCCTGTTCAAGGTGTTCGCGGACATTGACGTTTTTGACATTGAGCTGAACGTGAAGGAGCCGGAAAAGCTGATTGAGGTTATCAAGACGATGGAGCCCACCTTCGGCGCCATCAACCTGGAAGACATCAAGGCCCCGGAATGCTTCATGGTGGAGGACCGCCTGCGGGAAGAAATGAACATCCCCGTCTTTCATGACGACCAGCACGGCACGGCCGTGATCTCCGGCGCGGCCCTCCTGAACGCCGCGGAACTGACGGGCCGCAAGCTGGAAGATATGAAGGTGGTGGTCGTCGGAGCCGGGGCTGCCGGCATCTCCTGCGCCAGGTTCTATATGACGCTGGGCGTTCGCCGTGAACACATTTACATGTTTGACTCCAAGGGGTTGATTCATACCGGACGCATTGACCTGCACGCCACCAAGGCCCAGTTCTCCCAGTCGGAGGACTGCTCGCTGGATGAAGCTCTGACCGGGGCGGACGTGTTCCTGGGGCTTTCCACCAAGGGGCTGCTCACGCAGGACATGGTGAAGCTCATGGCTCCTTCCCCCATCATCTTCGCCTGCGCGAATCCGGACCCGGAAATCACGTACCAGGACGCCAAGAAGGCCCGTCCGGACTGCATCATGGGTTCCGGCCGTTCCGACTGGCCCAACCAGGTGAACAACGTCTCCTGCTTCCCATTCATTTTCCGCGCCGCGCTGGATGTGCACGCTACCGTCATTAATGAACAGATGAAGATTGCGGCCGCGCGCGCCCTGGCTGATCTGGCGAAGGAGCCTGTCCCGCAGGAGGTGGTTGACCTCTACGGGGGCGCTCCCCTCAGCTTTGGCATTGACTACGTGATTCCCAAGCCCATTGATCCCCGCATCATTGAATGGGAATGCCCGGCAGTGGCCCAGGCGGCCATGATCTCCGGAGTGGCCCAGTCCCCCATCCGGGACATGGAGGCCTATACGCTTGAACTGCGCAAGCGCATTGCCGCCGCCCGGGAGCGCGTCTCCGGCGTGGTGCGCAGCTACCTTTAA
- the nagZ gene encoding beta-N-acetylhexosaminidase: protein MLPALIGISGHEVGAEEEAGILRLQPAGFVLFSRNVASVEQVRRLTETLRKLCRHHPVIAIDQEGGRVVRTAALGLNLPSPASLARRSGFNGIVELGAVTALALRCLGVNLNFAPVLDICHDPSAPNALPGRCWGDNAQDVISRGGVYSANLRRGGVESCGKHFPGMGRAQADPHFGLPVVDLNERELFETDLLPFLALCPELPAIMSAHIMLPQIDPDYPATLSGRVIGTLLRDRLGFKGVVFTDDLCMGAITAQHAPDEAALLSLRAGCDLPLICHEPLPWLDGLAARLEDINAYDREDSSKRVEKLSDALCFPFPENSSLWDSCLRRAEALCRLADDGAENGLPSSPVQRY, encoded by the coding sequence ATGCTCCCCGCCCTGATCGGCATTAGCGGCCATGAAGTGGGCGCGGAAGAGGAGGCGGGCATCCTGCGTTTGCAGCCGGCCGGCTTCGTCCTGTTTTCCCGGAACGTGGCTTCCGTGGAGCAGGTGCGGAGGCTGACGGAAACGCTGCGGAAGCTTTGCCGCCACCATCCCGTCATTGCCATTGACCAGGAGGGGGGCCGGGTGGTGCGCACCGCAGCCCTGGGCCTGAATCTTCCTTCCCCGGCTTCTCTGGCGCGGCGGAGCGGTTTTAACGGCATCGTGGAGCTGGGCGCCGTGACGGCCCTGGCGCTCCGCTGCCTGGGAGTGAACCTGAACTTTGCCCCGGTGCTGGACATCTGCCATGATCCTTCCGCCCCCAACGCGCTGCCGGGCCGCTGCTGGGGGGATAACGCCCAGGACGTGATTTCACGCGGAGGCGTTTACTCCGCCAATCTGCGCCGGGGCGGCGTGGAGAGCTGCGGCAAGCATTTTCCCGGCATGGGGCGCGCCCAGGCGGACCCCCATTTCGGTCTTCCCGTGGTTGACCTGAATGAACGGGAGTTGTTTGAGACGGACCTGCTGCCTTTCCTGGCGCTGTGTCCGGAACTGCCCGCCATCATGTCCGCCCATATCATGCTGCCGCAGATTGATCCGGATTATCCGGCCACCCTTTCCGGGCGGGTAATCGGGACTCTACTGCGGGACCGGCTCGGTTTCAAGGGCGTAGTGTTTACGGATGACCTGTGCATGGGGGCCATTACGGCGCAGCATGCTCCGGATGAAGCCGCCCTGCTTTCCCTCAGGGCCGGGTGCGACCTCCCCCTGATCTGCCATGAACCCCTCCCCTGGCTGGACGGTCTGGCCGCCCGCCTGGAGGATATAAACGCCTACGACCGGGAGGATTCCTCCAAACGGGTGGAGAAGCTGAGCGACGCCCTGTGCTTCCCATTCCCGGAAAATTCCTCCCTGTGGGATTCCTGCCTGCGCCGTGCGGAGGCTCTGTGCCGGCTGGCGGATGACGGCGCGGAGAACGGCTTGCCTTCCTCCCCCGTGCAGAGGTACTGA
- a CDS encoding L,D-transpeptidase, giving the protein MKSGILALVSISSILVSCNPYGRPPLFDKIAGKIQGASGQDSYLSGVGTTSGVNTELPPEARLGQGYWDLPSGIQGEKHIIIDLKQQKVFYYVGATLVGVSPMSSGKEGYGTPRGTYKIIQKDANYKSGTYGVLRSRATGAVVNGDYNARSSGAPAGTYFDPAPMPYWMRITGGYGMHVGFVTGYPVSHGCVRLPADMAKTFFEHTPLGTKVTIR; this is encoded by the coding sequence ATGAAATCCGGCATACTGGCATTAGTTTCTATCAGTTCCATTCTCGTTTCCTGCAATCCGTACGGAAGGCCCCCGCTCTTTGATAAAATAGCCGGGAAAATTCAGGGCGCGTCCGGACAGGACAGCTACCTGTCCGGCGTGGGGACCACCTCCGGCGTCAACACGGAGCTTCCGCCGGAAGCCCGCCTGGGCCAGGGATACTGGGACCTGCCGTCAGGCATCCAGGGGGAAAAGCACATCATCATTGACCTCAAGCAGCAGAAAGTCTTCTACTACGTAGGCGCCACGCTGGTGGGCGTATCCCCCATGTCCTCCGGCAAGGAAGGCTACGGCACCCCCAGGGGCACCTACAAGATCATCCAGAAAGACGCCAACTACAAGTCCGGCACTTACGGCGTTCTGCGCAGCAGGGCCACCGGAGCCGTGGTAAACGGGGACTATAACGCCCGGTCCAGCGGCGCGCCCGCGGGAACATACTTTGACCCGGCGCCCATGCCCTACTGGATGCGGATTACGGGCGGCTACGGCATGCACGTGGGCTTCGTCACCGGGTACCCGGTCAGCCACGGTTGCGTGCGGCTCCCGGCAGACATGGCCAAGACGTTCTTTGAACACACTCCCCTGGGCACCAAAGTCACCATCCGGTAG
- the menD gene encoding 2-succinyl-5-enolpyruvyl-6-hydroxy-3-cyclohexene-1-carboxylic-acid synthase, translating to MSSSASFVKSLLAQCCLGGICEWVVCPGARNMALLQVLAAAEDLVKWTHFDERSAAFFALGRIQDMGLPVAVVTTSGTAAAELLPAVVEAYYERRPLLLLTADRPADYRGSAAPQAIEQADIFGVYAPTIDLETTDSLPEDILEDWDYASPLHINVCLPDPDPAWNPGDCDLYPAEPPEDSGFRGSLAELARALRFKSRDGLVVMLGGLDPTEQAPALWLVNELKAPVVADATSGLREELAHLALTDADALLRENPPAVLLRIGDVPVARFWRDLEDIPSTEVFSITRTGFSGLARPSTVVTGGLEDILHALGDVDTVGDVNGLRAMNKRKKALMEELLITCPDSEQAMVRAFSCFAADGDCIYLGNSMPVRYWNSFAQTAIPTENVRANRGANGIDGQIASFLGVSARCSRSWGLVGDLTAMYDSNALALLPQLDKGTRVLGVINNGGGGIFRALPGAASHTEAMRKLLVQPHAHSFKAIAEQWGMRYLAVRTAEDFDQLDSLAENSQTLVELIPDTEQTEHVRTALAGS from the coding sequence GTGAGTTCCTCCGCTTCCTTCGTCAAATCCCTGCTGGCCCAGTGCTGCCTGGGCGGCATCTGTGAATGGGTGGTCTGCCCCGGCGCGCGCAACATGGCGCTGCTCCAGGTACTGGCCGCCGCGGAGGACCTGGTGAAATGGACCCACTTTGACGAACGGTCCGCCGCCTTCTTCGCGCTGGGCCGCATTCAGGACATGGGGTTGCCCGTGGCCGTGGTCACCACCTCCGGAACGGCGGCGGCGGAACTGCTCCCGGCCGTAGTGGAGGCATACTATGAGCGCCGCCCCCTGCTCCTGCTCACGGCGGACCGCCCGGCGGACTACCGCGGCTCCGCCGCTCCGCAGGCCATTGAACAGGCGGACATCTTCGGCGTTTACGCGCCCACGATTGACCTGGAAACGACGGACAGCCTGCCGGAAGACATTCTGGAAGACTGGGATTACGCCTCCCCCCTGCACATCAACGTCTGCCTGCCGGACCCGGACCCCGCCTGGAACCCCGGCGACTGCGACCTTTACCCGGCGGAACCGCCGGAAGACAGCGGCTTCCGCGGCTCCCTGGCGGAACTGGCCCGGGCCCTGCGCTTCAAATCGCGCGACGGGCTGGTGGTCATGCTCGGCGGACTGGACCCCACGGAACAGGCTCCTGCCCTGTGGCTGGTGAATGAACTGAAAGCCCCTGTGGTGGCGGACGCCACCTCCGGCCTGCGGGAGGAACTGGCGCACCTGGCCCTGACGGACGCGGACGCCCTGCTGCGGGAAAACCCGCCCGCCGTCCTGCTCAGAATAGGGGACGTGCCCGTGGCCCGCTTCTGGCGTGACCTGGAGGACATCCCCTCCACGGAAGTTTTTTCCATCACCCGCACCGGTTTTTCCGGACTGGCCCGCCCCTCCACCGTCGTCACCGGAGGCCTGGAAGACATTCTGCACGCGCTGGGGGATGTGGACACCGTGGGGGACGTCAACGGCCTGCGCGCCATGAACAAGCGCAAAAAAGCCCTGATGGAGGAACTGCTCATCACCTGCCCGGACAGCGAGCAGGCCATGGTGCGCGCCTTCTCCTGCTTTGCCGCGGACGGCGACTGTATTTACCTGGGCAACTCCATGCCCGTGCGGTACTGGAACAGCTTTGCCCAGACGGCCATCCCCACGGAAAACGTACGCGCCAACCGGGGGGCCAACGGCATCGACGGGCAAATCGCCTCCTTTCTGGGCGTCTCCGCCCGGTGCTCCCGCTCCTGGGGACTCGTGGGAGACCTGACTGCCATGTACGACTCCAACGCGCTGGCCCTCCTACCCCAGCTGGACAAGGGAACCCGCGTTCTCGGCGTCATCAACAACGGCGGCGGCGGCATCTTCCGCGCCCTGCCCGGAGCGGCCAGCCATACGGAAGCCATGCGGAAGCTGCTCGTGCAGCCCCACGCCCATTCCTTCAAGGCTATTGCGGAACAATGGGGCATGCGTTACCTGGCGGTCCGCACGGCGGAGGACTTCGACCAGCTTGACTCCCTGGCTGAAAACAGCCAGACGCTTGTGGAGCTCATCCCGGACACGGAGCAAACGGAACACGTCAGAACCGCGCTGGCGGGAAGTTGA
- a CDS encoding DUF6288 domain-containing protein has product METTPPLPSGFNINGYLIQSLKQTDSLCHVYYASDANHVQYLVREFCPQGLAVRDPESGKLRYPETTDIEQEVLPLKNDFEAQFRTGSLGEIPALGTLYLVYALPGVHPGAEQPAAPAGPVEPLQRDQRTLATPGPSAAPAHAIPLPQARKKKSSAGLWILLLILLGAAYGLYHYTQTPAEDPAAPQESAKPQHRKEKKEAPKAEKKAAQPAVEAEDPFEQETAAAENNAPAAEEQPQEAPPADAPAEEDGNDSAVSADEPAPEPEEAAEDSEAPAADAAAEEKPEPAVPAKQKETPSAAPAAHAAAKPAPAARPRGKAVKQTTNMGDVNAYVKKFAKAMTLNQWRKQYANMYTSWFGGNEEVAKGWITTFGPLGFRARGLDSSWPDANFRSFVPKPLQDPNGEPIANMYVVTQVIEGSPAEKYVKEGDVILGIDGQPFKTSLSLDVPYGPYQHQDRRGLDMHAGLLVDKAEGAGKITLNVIPAENVEKIQGVPPLWKEVFREERAKKPIALSIPVKGGQQLRLHVDDGGNGIGSDGFEWSDLRLEGSGAPIPLTKLKPLQYSVGYGAAKYDPERKVWLAHAVSSLVFDIPKGDWKLKGTGTPGGAASVGVTVQVGGSSSLPDEVKKYVKNVTFKIPQLGTYAPGFPKNCAKSKAVVHMMSEWLAAQQREDGSWERPGGYCGNHYDTGWAGLALMATGNPKYDPVIKKAAQYIAFSGSQCWWAVPQASAGIFLCEYWLRYRDNSVLPAIRNGVQRMKNEVLYGDFVTGHGIHPGYAGTGVSIGGSHMCLFLALASKTPARTEDDVLDKMMDHAQSICPTGMGPYGRMTEAFTFEPNRQCGGTYSGRHGPYYIASLICGGPELYTKNSRIMYGEGPIGGCDQGHSSETLSIMWALPAYWRTSPEVYYKNMEAFRWKLTLLRPFDGGMMQNPNRLELMTADPVIGTYIRTSVWITALCAERQNLAITGKPEFQAKSFRKVPPIIDTESRFLNTYVRNWSMVNAALGAKAPGSLKSAIRELKNVPVEQGSRFKLMSIVNSRALPIAKAIMGIPGLDQLTKATCAEMILGMDVRIFFEPKRKDDKLQPGEYSLNVDVQQPLGGRALGLQRDKELEGKANSAYKYDFAGTVQFSDTTTFSPMETISWTPGSKFGGQWNVYSYKKDLSGPTQPGVQKMSAKIKWRVNDLDVEYDRPIAVGGFEVGCGEKAHPVTNCNHLWVPGILIRDHGNWGCSFHLPDGTYISAASQGNQIEVYDETEKKKEKTWVSPNDSCLTQGSRCLFRVSTDWHGLECRVRELKLLGSATEEVTDYKLKASTGGHVDTAKLLDRDATTIEELDASPTEDEPLVLELTLKSPASLRAVDIKIEKGYNRLVIEANKGGKWIPIHWGSLGAATAGVSDAQKAMYANEPEVLRMLQLPGNGFIKCMRTFEPVTTNRLRVKLFQKGGKVRLAELHVYKADTAKPAASRQIATAN; this is encoded by the coding sequence ATGGAAACTACGCCTCCACTGCCTTCCGGATTTAACATCAACGGCTATCTTATTCAGTCCCTGAAGCAGACGGATTCCCTCTGCCACGTTTACTACGCATCGGACGCCAACCACGTCCAGTACCTGGTCCGCGAGTTCTGCCCGCAGGGTCTCGCCGTGCGCGACCCTGAAAGCGGAAAACTGCGTTATCCGGAAACCACGGACATTGAACAGGAAGTCCTCCCCCTGAAAAACGATTTTGAAGCCCAGTTCCGCACCGGCTCCCTGGGAGAAATTCCCGCCCTGGGCACCCTGTACCTGGTTTATGCCCTGCCCGGCGTCCATCCTGGCGCGGAACAGCCCGCGGCTCCGGCTGGACCGGTGGAACCCCTCCAGCGCGACCAGAGAACCTTGGCCACTCCCGGTCCGTCGGCAGCCCCGGCACACGCCATCCCTCTTCCCCAGGCCCGGAAAAAGAAAAGCTCCGCCGGGCTATGGATTCTCCTCCTGATTCTGCTGGGAGCCGCCTACGGCCTTTACCATTACACGCAGACCCCGGCAGAAGACCCCGCCGCTCCGCAGGAGTCCGCCAAGCCCCAGCACAGGAAGGAAAAGAAGGAAGCCCCCAAGGCGGAAAAGAAAGCCGCCCAGCCCGCCGTGGAGGCGGAAGACCCCTTTGAACAGGAAACCGCCGCCGCGGAAAACAATGCGCCCGCTGCGGAAGAACAGCCGCAAGAAGCCCCGCCCGCAGATGCCCCTGCGGAGGAGGACGGAAACGATTCCGCCGTTTCAGCCGATGAACCTGCTCCGGAACCTGAAGAAGCAGCGGAAGATTCCGAAGCGCCCGCTGCGGATGCCGCCGCGGAAGAAAAACCGGAACCCGCCGTTCCCGCCAAACAGAAGGAAACTCCCTCCGCCGCCCCGGCGGCACACGCCGCCGCCAAGCCTGCACCCGCTGCGCGCCCGCGCGGAAAAGCCGTAAAGCAGACCACCAACATGGGGGACGTGAACGCCTACGTGAAGAAATTCGCCAAGGCGATGACGCTCAACCAATGGAGAAAGCAGTACGCCAACATGTACACCAGCTGGTTCGGCGGCAATGAAGAAGTAGCCAAGGGCTGGATCACCACCTTCGGCCCGCTGGGCTTCCGCGCCCGCGGACTGGACTCCTCCTGGCCGGACGCCAATTTCCGGAGCTTCGTCCCCAAGCCCCTTCAGGATCCCAACGGAGAACCGATCGCCAACATGTACGTGGTCACCCAGGTGATTGAAGGCTCCCCCGCAGAAAAATACGTGAAGGAAGGCGACGTCATCCTGGGGATTGACGGCCAGCCCTTCAAGACGTCCCTCAGCCTGGACGTGCCGTACGGCCCCTACCAGCACCAGGACAGGCGCGGCCTGGACATGCACGCGGGCCTTCTGGTGGACAAGGCTGAAGGCGCCGGAAAAATCACCCTCAATGTCATCCCCGCGGAAAACGTGGAAAAAATCCAGGGCGTTCCCCCGCTCTGGAAGGAAGTCTTCCGGGAGGAACGGGCCAAAAAGCCCATTGCCCTTTCCATTCCGGTAAAGGGCGGGCAGCAGCTCCGCCTCCATGTGGATGACGGAGGCAACGGCATCGGCAGTGACGGCTTTGAATGGTCGGACCTGAGGCTGGAAGGCTCCGGCGCGCCCATTCCGCTGACCAAGCTTAAGCCGCTGCAATACAGCGTGGGTTACGGGGCGGCCAAATACGATCCCGAACGCAAGGTGTGGCTGGCCCACGCCGTCTCCTCCCTGGTCTTTGACATCCCCAAGGGGGACTGGAAGCTGAAAGGCACTGGAACGCCCGGCGGCGCGGCTTCCGTAGGCGTCACGGTGCAGGTGGGCGGCTCCTCATCCCTGCCGGATGAAGTGAAAAAATACGTGAAGAATGTCACGTTCAAGATCCCCCAGCTGGGCACGTACGCGCCCGGTTTCCCCAAAAACTGCGCCAAGAGCAAGGCCGTGGTCCACATGATGAGTGAATGGCTGGCCGCCCAGCAGCGGGAGGACGGCTCCTGGGAGCGCCCGGGCGGCTATTGCGGCAACCATTATGATACGGGCTGGGCCGGACTGGCCCTGATGGCCACGGGCAACCCGAAGTATGACCCTGTCATCAAAAAAGCCGCGCAGTACATCGCCTTCTCCGGCTCCCAGTGCTGGTGGGCGGTCCCCCAGGCCTCCGCGGGCATCTTCCTGTGCGAATACTGGCTGCGCTACCGGGACAACTCCGTGCTCCCGGCCATCCGCAACGGCGTGCAGCGCATGAAGAATGAAGTCCTTTACGGAGACTTCGTCACCGGGCACGGCATCCATCCCGGCTACGCGGGTACGGGCGTCAGCATCGGCGGCTCCCACATGTGCCTGTTTCTGGCGCTGGCCAGCAAAACCCCGGCACGGACGGAAGACGACGTGCTGGACAAGATGATGGACCATGCCCAGTCCATCTGCCCCACCGGCATGGGCCCCTACGGCCGCATGACGGAGGCCTTCACCTTTGAGCCCAACCGCCAGTGCGGGGGCACCTACTCCGGCCGCCACGGTCCGTACTACATTGCCTCCCTCATCTGCGGGGGGCCCGAGCTGTACACCAAGAACAGCCGCATCATGTATGGGGAAGGCCCCATCGGCGGGTGCGACCAGGGCCACTCCTCCGAGACGCTCTCCATCATGTGGGCCCTCCCCGCCTACTGGCGCACGAGCCCGGAAGTGTACTACAAAAACATGGAGGCCTTCCGCTGGAAGCTCACGCTCCTGCGCCCGTTTGACGGCGGCATGATGCAAAACCCCAACCGCCTGGAACTGATGACGGCGGACCCCGTCATAGGTACCTACATCCGCACCAGCGTCTGGATCACGGCGCTATGCGCGGAACGCCAGAACCTGGCGATCACGGGCAAGCCGGAATTCCAGGCCAAGAGCTTCCGTAAGGTCCCCCCCATCATTGACACGGAATCCCGCTTCCTGAATACCTACGTCCGCAACTGGTCCATGGTGAACGCCGCGCTGGGCGCCAAGGCGCCCGGTTCCCTGAAATCCGCCATCCGGGAGCTGAAAAACGTTCCGGTGGAACAGGGCAGCCGCTTCAAGCTCATGAGCATCGTCAACTCCCGGGCCCTCCCCATCGCCAAGGCCATCATGGGCATCCCCGGCCTGGACCAGCTGACCAAGGCTACCTGTGCGGAAATGATCCTGGGCATGGACGTGCGTATCTTCTTTGAACCCAAGCGGAAGGACGACAAGCTCCAGCCGGGGGAATACTCCCTGAACGTGGACGTCCAGCAGCCGCTGGGAGGCCGCGCTCTGGGGCTCCAGCGTGACAAGGAGCTGGAAGGCAAGGCCAACTCCGCCTACAAGTACGACTTTGCCGGCACGGTGCAGTTCAGTGATACAACCACCTTCTCCCCCATGGAGACCATCTCCTGGACTCCCGGTTCCAAATTCGGCGGCCAGTGGAACGTATACTCCTACAAGAAGGACCTCAGCGGCCCCACCCAGCCGGGCGTACAGAAAATGAGCGCTAAAATCAAATGGCGCGTGAATGATCTGGACGTGGAATATGACCGCCCCATCGCCGTGGGCGGCTTTGAAGTGGGATGCGGTGAAAAAGCCCATCCGGTCACCAACTGCAACCACCTGTGGGTGCCGGGCATCCTGATCCGCGACCACGGCAACTGGGGCTGCTCCTTCCACCTGCCGGACGGCACGTACATCTCCGCCGCCTCCCAGGGCAACCAGATTGAGGTGTATGATGAAACGGAGAAGAAGAAGGAAAAAACCTGGGTCTCCCCGAACGATTCCTGCCTGACGCAGGGCTCCCGCTGCCTGTTCCGCGTTTCCACGGACTGGCACGGCCTGGAATGCCGCGTGCGCGAACTGAAGCTGCTGGGGAGCGCCACGGAGGAAGTCACGGATTACAAGCTGAAAGCCTCCACCGGAGGCCATGTGGACACCGCCAAACTGCTGGACCGGGACGCCACCACCATTGAGGAACTGGACGCCTCCCCCACGGAAGACGAGCCCCTGGTGCTGGAACTCACCTTGAAATCCCCCGCCTCCCTGCGCGCCGTGGACATCAAGATTGAAAAAGGCTACAACCGCCTCGTCATTGAAGCCAACAAGGGCGGCAAGTGGATTCCCATTCACTGGGGTTCCCTGGGAGCCGCCACCGCCGGCGTCAGTGATGCGCAGAAAGCCATGTACGCCAATGAGCCGGAGGTGCTGCGCATGCTCCAGCTTCCGGGCAACGGATTCATCAAGTGCATGAGGACGTTTGAACCCGTTACCACCAACAGGCTGCGCGTCAAGCTCTTCCAAAAGGGCGGCAAGGTCCGCCTGGCGGAACTGCACGTGTACAAGGCGGACACCGCCAAACCGGCCGCTTCCAGGCAAATAGCCACAGCCAACTGA